The Metarhizium brunneum chromosome 3, complete sequence DNA window CAGATATCTCCTGGGAGTATTCCTGCAGCCGCATCAATTTCTTCCCCTCTCCTAACCACCCCGGCGAGGAGCGGTCTACTTTTCCCTTTCGCCAGGTATTCCTAACCTCAGTTGCCCGAAGTGGGCGGCGACAACGGCAAAGTCTCCTCTGGTGCTGCCAAGTTGACCAATCTTCCGAATCGGTATGTTCCAAGTTATTGTGCACTGATCGCCGTCCAGAATGTCAATAATACTTGACGCCACTTGGGATGTACGACACTAGAATCGTCCGATGAGAGCTACTGCGGATGTGTTTAGAGCAACAAGAAAAGTATGGTCTGTAGTCATGAAACCCATGCTGCATGAACCGCGGTAAACATGGCAAAGATACGATAATACCGAGAAAACACGCACTCGTGTGTAATCTCGCCTACCTGGACCAAAGCGATACAGGATGGTATTTCCCAGTCAGCGTGGCATGATACTTTACGAGGAAGTGATTAGAGGCTCCAAGGCCACATCCCACGATTGAACTTTGGTCTGCAACAGCAGGAGTCAATTTGAGGCGCGCTGCGTACCAAGGTGCTATCTCAGCTATCTTGAAATCGAACCAGACGGCAGACGACAAAAAAAGGAGCACTGCAAGATACCTCCAATTCAAGGCAATTCTGGGATTTCTTGCGTAGCGCAGTGAACACCGCCACCCAACACAGGCAGCTGCTCAATGAGAACGGGGTAGATTTTCCTTTCGTCGCCAAAAACGGTTTGCGCAACCCTGATGGCCGCGGCATCATGTGCCGGGTCGCCAAACTGAGGTAGAATGATGCCCCCATTCACCAATAAGTAATTGACGTAGCTGCGCACAGCACGGTCATCGTCGATGCCCTTGACGCCCTTGATGCCCTTGGGAGGGGGCTCAAAGAGATCCTCGTCGGGCTCCTCCACCTCGATAATCTCAAACGGACGGCCCTTGGCGTCGCTAGCAGTGCTAAGGATACTACGGGCTTCCTCGTAGACGACTGTCCAGTCGGTCGGCTCGACCTCGTTGGCCCTGCTCAAGAGGATGACACCCGGGCGGGCGAAGCGGGCAAGGGCGTCGATGTGGCAGTCAGTTGAGTCGAGCCCGTCTCTACCAGGGATCCAGATGATCTTTTCAACGCCAAGAGTACGTCtgagctcctcctcgataTCTTGGCGACTCTTGCCGGGGTTTCTATTATCATTCACAATCGAACTCTCTGTTAGTATCAGGGTCCCTTCGCCATCGGTCTCTAGGGCGCCGCCCTCTGTGACGATTGACGTCTCGATGCGTTCGATTCCCAGGTCCCGGAGGATAATGCGAGCCAGTTCGCGGGTAGTCGGCGTAGGGTATTTGCCACCCCAGCCGTTGAAGTTGTAGTCGAGACCCGCGAGGGTGCCCTCTCCGGGATTCTCCTTGATGACAAAGACGGGCGCGATGTCCCTCATCCAGATATCCATGCTATCGCCTTGAATGTGGTGCAGCTTAATCGAGAAGGGGGTCACAATCTCGTTAAAGTACACCTCTGCCTCTTCGACACGCTCGGCGCCCACCACGAGGGTGACGGGCTCGAAGTGGGCGACGGCCTGGGCGATATTGGACACCTCCTGTGTTGCTCGGGCCAGAAACTCGGGGTGGTCCTTGAGTATTCCCTCCAAGCCCGGCCAGCCCAGGATGATGCCGCTGTGAGGCGTCCACTCTGCACGACGGCGAAGGGTATAGCCGGACATGACGTGAAGCAAAGAGTGATGATGATATTTGTCTAGGTAAAGCTGGGGAAAGATGAAGACTTGAGAGTAAAGACGTGCGGGTGGAAAATAGGTTGAAGTTCAAGTGTCGCTTCGTTGTGAGCGAGGAAGCGAAGAGTATTTATACACGTTTGCTGCCGGCCTTTCACCTTTTAGCAACTTGACCCCTCTCATGAAAAGCACACTTGCTTTTTGCATGCTCTACCTAGAGCTATTGGGGAGCATGGACGGTCTAGCAGGTGCCGGCTGAGGAGTGACACGGAGCGTATGCGCAGAGTATTTGGTGTCGAGGGATGAAGCAGGTGTTTGGTCATTTTCGGTGACTTGTCAATAGAATACTACGTACAAGGTAGTATACAGCTCTTGTCTGAAGGAGGTGTGAATTCTCATTGGCAAACCAACTTCCCAAGACTTGTTGTGATAAAGCTGTCACACATGCTTCGCAACTGCATCCATCTCCATGCATGGTGCTTGcaatgtactccgtactgcggAGTAGTTATACTGCATACTTGTGTCCAGCTCACCTCGGACAGCCATGTCTCAGAGCAATCTGAGACAGGACGGTACAATGTCGTAGAACCAACCATTACCCCGTAAACATTGGATGATCTGGCCGTTTTGACACGTAGCCTGCAGAGGTGCAAACATGTTTTGCAGGTTACATGGCTGGTCTGCGAATTATCAATCACCATGGGCCCAGGTCGCTAGCTGGCCAACGTCAAGACCCTGCTTCTTTCGGTAGCCCAGTGATGGTATCGTGATGAATTGCTAGAGGGGTTCATTCTCGTCCAACCCCATTGCGACATCTAAGCCACGAGTCGGCCCCCTGGCCGGAGCGGCAACATCGCTATTCATTAGATTGCACACGGGACGACGATCAAATGCTCAATGGAGCAATGGATGCTGGGCATCTGCAGGTCGGTGCTTCAGAAACAAGCGTTGTGCTCCCAAACAACGCATATATCGACAATACGCACCAAGCGACTTAGTACCCAAGTAATTTCCGACTGGGCTACAGCGCTCGTCTGGATGGGAAGCCCAAGATGGAACTTTCTTACTTGTCTAGAAGTGAACTTTAAGACGGTGAGGAAATCGTTTACTTCTGGGATGGACCTGCCATCACGCCCAAGGTTTCAAAACTGTGGCTGGCTGCGCTATCCGCTTTGGACGTGGATCTTCGACTTGCATGGCGCTCTTTTCGAATTGTTTCGGTCGCACGGCCTCGAGCGGTAATACAAGGTGCAAGGCTCCCGATTTGTCAAGTGGCTGCCGCTTTCATGTGAAACAGGTGATGCTCACACTTGCCTTCCCCTCTCTGGCTTGGAACCGCCATGCCGCTGTACCAGCCGAGAATTCTGGCTACGATACTGCCACGGGGGGAATCAAGAATGAAGCGGATTATCGTCTCGAAACGTCtcgaaaagaaaaagaaggacagCCATGAGACTAGTCTCAGCGGAAGCATAACCCCCGAAGTAACTATCTCGGAAACTAGCGAGCGAGTCGAATTGCTCTTTACGATTCGAGGCAGCCCTCGTCCTGGAAAACAGCGGGTAGGAAGCAGTGCCAGGGTGCCTCGCATATACTACTGCATGTAGGTGCTGCACAAAGAACAAGAGGGGGCTGGTTCAACCGTTGAGCTTGGGTGGTGTGGGAACGATCCGTCTTCTTGGAGAGTCCCTGGTTAACGTTTCCAATAACACCACACCGTATAAAAACGGCGGTTTGACTTTAGATGCCTGAATTATGAGACTTCCGGCTATCGAAGCCCGGTTCCGGCGGGGGCGGGCTTTTCAAGTACATTCACGCATCGTCGTTGTCTTGTCAAGGCTAAGAGATGGTTCTTTGACTAAGATTGTTTAATATTACGTTTCAGCTGACGGGTTACAAGTTGTTTAGTCAATTCATAAATGATGTCAGTAGATATATGAAGAAATGTAAAGCGTCATATTTACTAAATTGAATGAAAAGTGTATCTGTGAAAGTATACATAAATAATTGGCCATCCTTCTTCGCGCTTGGTTTTCGATAACTAGTTGCCATGAGCAGTTATGACTTGGACCATGAGGAATCCGCATCTGCCACCTGCTAGTTAGCAACAATATTGTACCAGCTCCTCAAGTTCCATGGCTGCTAACTTGCCTTCATATATATCGGGGGTAGGAATTTCCCCtctcttgtccttcttcttccgaTCCTTCCATCTCTCTCTTCCACCTTGGTAAAGTCCAGCTACCCATCCCGTGTAAAACTAATCATCAACTTTGGTTCCCCAAGTGGCAAATTATCCCCCCTATCCGTTTGCCAGAGATGATATGTTTTCCCACATAACGTAATAATcccctccatctccttgtTTTCTGCCGTATCCCGCAGCGTCTGTGGCCCTAGGCGATTGGGCATCACTAGTATGCCCGACTTGACTTCGTAAACGTGCGAGTGCCACAGGCAACGCTCATCGGGTGACAAAGACGCAAAGAGACGCGGTGTGATCATGTACTCTATGCCGGTACGCTGTCTAAAAGCTCTAGTGGTCAATATTGACATCACATGGGGGGTGGAAGGCATTCAGGCGAGCACAGATATTTCTAAGCGGCTTGAAGTCTTTGCGTCAAAGTCATCCTTATTCGGGTAACTGCGGAATGGATGGCTACCTGAGTAATTGATGCTGCTTCCAAAAGAACTGTTTCTTTATTGAATTTGGGATGACCAGAGGCCTCGTTCGTCATTGGCGTTAACTCCATTCCTTCCTTGGAAATATGTCGATAGATATGTGGCTAGAGTAACTGCACTTCGCCTGTGAGTCGGAGGTCTTGAAAAAACAGAcgtcttgtctttttttctcctttgtTGACttatttcttctctttcgcCCGGCAAGCATATCAACTATTTATCCAGCCTACATATATATTGTTGGCTGTGAAGTACAATGACGTACCATGGTCGTCATGGACTAGGCTGTAAGCTGTCTCATGCCAGCTGCCTTTTCTTTGCCAAGAGGCCAATATACTGACGTTGTCTAATCCTTAGCAAGAGTTGAATGACATCATATGTAAATCAGAATGGCAGGCCGCTGCCGGTGGCATGGAATGCAATAGTGCACGGCAGGCATCATCTCATCGCGTTGTGGCCCAGTTGGGCTGATTGCGCATCATCCAATACCATCAATACACATGAGTTCATGGTCGAGTCTatgtgttacacggaaaatagctttacttatatGTCGTTATCAATCCTCCAAGAGCGAGTGGCATTAGGTCCACCTGTATCACCACTCTGCCTTCTCGTAGACAAATGCCACCCTTGCCCAAGCTGGGAATTCATCTGAAGCATTTCATGAGCGGCTTTTCTTTGGATTCAGGTACCCCCGAATGGAATGCTTTGCAAGTTGAGATTTCTGTCACTCTTTGCCTGTAACATGCAATTGGTTACAGAACTAATTGATACTATCACCCAGCCGTCAAGTCCCTTGCTTTGGCAACTTGACTATGGCAAAACTGCATGGCACTCTTGACGTAGTCGTTTGTTCCTCAGATTTTGTTACTTGATGTAATTAGGCTTCATGTTTTCAATTGTCTGGCACTTTGTCTGTCTATCTTGTTCCCCGGTTGCTACCACCGTTGATACCGCCGTTGAAACCACTATTGATACCACCCTTGTTGTTGCTTCCGCGGTCGCCACCACTATTGATACCGCCGCTGGAACCGCCGTTGATACCATTATCGATACCACTATTAATATCACCACTGATACCATTACTGATACCACCACTGATACCACCGTTTTTGTTGCCACTGTTGCTACCGCCGTTGATACCGCCGTTGATACCGCCGTTGTTGTTGAGATCGTTTTTGTTACCACCATTGATATCACTCTTGCTACCACCATTGATATCACCCTTGCTACCGCCATTGATATCACCTCCGATACCACCGTTATTGTTGAGATCGTTTTTGTTACCACCCTTTTTATCACCCTTGCTACCGCCATTGATATCTCCCTTGCTACCGCCATTGATATCACCTCCGATACCACCGTTGCTGTTGAGATTGTTTTTGTTACCACCCTTTTTATCACCCTTGCTACCACCGTTGATACCATTATTAATATCACCACTAATACCATTATTGATACCGCCGCTGGTACCGCCGTTAATAGCACCATTAATATCACCACTGATACCACCACTGACACCACCATTGATACCACCATTGTTGTTGCCACTGTTGCTACCAGTATTGATACCGCCGTCGATACCACCATTGTTGTTGA harbors:
- the AIH_0 gene encoding Agmatine deiminase, translated to MSGYTLRRRAEWTPHSGIILGWPGLEGILKDHPEFLARATQEVSNIAQAVAHFEPVTLVVGAERVEEAEVYFNEIVTPFSIKLHHIQGDSMDIWMRDIAPVFVIKENPGEGTLAGLDYNFNGWGGKYPTPTTRELARIILRDLGIERIETSIVTEGGALETDGEGTLILTESSIVNDNRNPGKSRQDIEEELRRTLGVEKIIWIPGRDGLDSTDCHIDALARFARPGVILLSRANEVEPTDWTVVYEEARSILSTASDAKGRPFEIIEVEEPDEDLFEPPPKGIKGVKGIDDDRAVRSYVNYLLVNGGIILPQFGDPAHDAAAIRVAQTVFGDERKIYPVLIEQLPVLGGGVHCATQEIPELP